TTGAAGATGTGCTGGGTGGCTGAAGACGGATGCGGTAGGAGAAGCTATATGGTCGGTTGGGCTAACAGCAGCCCTGCTGGGGTATTGGTAGGAAGGCCAGCAGGATCTTTTCGTGGTAACCTGAGGGGccaaatgaggaaaaaataatGCACCTCAGTTGTCCTGGCTGCTCCTACTTGTCTTcaagacatggtctctctgtgtaacctaGGCTGACCACAAACTCTCAAATCTCCAGCTTCAACCTCTGCAGTACAGAGATACAGGCACAGATCATCACACCCAACAGCTGTACTGGCATGCAGTAGGAATGTAATAGTTTGTGCTTTAGCACAGACCTTGTAGGCTGCTGGAGATCTCTGCGCTGCGAGTCTGGCTTCATAGCCCCTTAAGTTAAGCCAAAGGCCACGCAATAGCTTTCTTTTGTAGTTCTGAGACCTAACTTCTGCTCTCTCCTGTTCTAGGGTTTGAGGCCCAGAGTGATAGAAGAAGCCTCACTCCTGCCTCTATATCACATCTACAAAGACTTCTCGAGGCACTGTCGGAGGAATCTGGAAGTTCTGATCCTAGAGGCTCCAGGACTGGAGGCCAGGGTATTGCTGGGCTTGTGGGCAGCCAGCAAGGATGGGAGCATCCTCCTCAGAGAACACTCAGTGTGGGAACCTCGACAAGACCACCTCAGATGTTAGATGCTGCTTCAACATCAGGGCCTGGAGCAGGTGCAGACAGCATGCCTCTCGAGCAGTTCCAGCTAGTCCAGGCACCCACTGTACCTCCTGCTCTATTTCCAGAAGCCAGAGACAAGCCAGCACCTATCCAAGATGCCTTTGAGAGGCTAGCTTCGCTTCCAGGAGGCTGTGCACCTGGAAGTCACATTAGAGAGGTGCCCAGAGACTGAGCCTTTAGACTTCTGTCCCCAAGTGGAAAGGGTGTATTCTGTCCAGAGCAGATAGGTCATCTAGTCCTTGGCCCATCTGGGCATCACCTCTCATCTTCTGTCCCCTGCACTGGCTACTCTTGGAGGTCCAGGTCACTTCCTTGGTCTCTTTCCCCACCACGCCCCCATCCTGCAGAGATCCTAGGGATAGAGAGGTTCCAGGGGCTTTTCTTGGCTTGAGCCTTAGTCCTGGAAGATGCTTGGCATGGAGACAGGATCTTGGGAGTGGCCACCAAGAGCAAGGTTCCAGCCTTGGTTGCCTCTGGAAGTTCTTCAACTGAGGACTAGCTTCCAGCAAGGACTCAAGTGCTGCCTTGGGCATGGACCTCGGTGGGAAGCCCTGTGGCTGGAATGTTGATTATCCTGCTCTCCATGATGCCTGGCTCTAAAGATGTTCTGAAGCCCTGGGATTAAGTCCTGTtctccaggaggcagagaacCCACTTTGTTCTCCTGCTAAGTGGGACTAGCAAGAGATGGCTCCTTATCAGCTCTGCCTGGTGGACGCCTTGGCAAGACCACCAGTCCCTGGACAGGAGCCATGAGTCTTCGTGCACATCAGATCACTGTTTTGCCCACAAGGTACTCAACCAGAAGCCACTGAGGGGCAAATGTCACACTACTTGTCCTTCAGCCATGCCACACTCCTCCTTGATCTTCCATGAGGTTTCTTCTAAGAACAAAACATGTAGGTGTTGGGTCTGAGCCAGGATCCCTCGACTCCCCAGGAGCCTGCTTGGGATAGAAGGGGAACCAGAGCCTTGAACCAGCGAGGAAGGGTACTTCATACGggaaaaggcagaaataaagtTGGGTGTTTGCATCACGTAGTGTGCTGTGTATTCAAGTGCCCATGAGGGCTCCTGGGGAGTCACACCCTCCTCTCTACAGGGCCAGGCTTCTGGCCCCATGGAGACTTGCTCAAAGTGGCAGAGTAGGAAGCAGACACGGAGCAACAGGGTGTCTTGAAGGCTGTGAGAACTTAGCCTTTGCCATGTTCTGAGGAAGTGACACGCTGGGATTGCTTCAGCAGCCATGAGGACCCAGCAGCCTCTGCCCTCAGTCTAGCTGGAGCGTCAGGACAAAGTATTTCCTGAGATTGAATGAGGGGGGAAGTTCTGGGTGCCAGTCTCGGCAAAGGCTCATGCCCAGGGGTGCTGTTCCTTTCCTTGATCTTGGTTATAGGAGGAAGTGGCTTCTGGCTGTGATGTTAGGAAAGTGGGCTTCTGGAAGTGTTCTTCTGGAAGAAGGACAGCAGTCCAGTAGGAGAGACCAGACAAAATATGGTTGCCTTGTGACATCTTTGTCCAAACTAGGCATCTGGCACCGAACTGGGGTCTCCAGGGGTCCTACCAAATCAGAAGAGGGGATCTATTCTAGACTCTGTGACCCCACTCCCCCAAGGCTATCATGAGACTATATATGGATATATCCTCCTATATCCAAGATCAAGGAAAGGAACAGTATCCCTGGACATGACCCCTCGCTGAGATTGATACACCCAGAACTGCCCCCTCATTTAATCTCAGGAAACAGACTCTGTTCTGAAGATGTGGCTCTCGGTCTTAAAATCTGTTTCAGAAGAAGATTCTGCTGACTGAATCTGGTGGCTCCTTTgtttgggggtgggcagggacAATGTTTTCCTGTTGCCCCTGCCCTGGGGAATCCATGTGTTCCTGTGAAAGCCTGGTCTCCATGACACTCTGGGTACCGGAATGTTTAATAAGCTACATTCTACAGTAGAGCAGCTGGTGGTCCAGGTCTTGAAGCTCATCAGCCTGCAGGTTGACCAGAGTGGCTTAGCCACCTCCCCCTAACTCCCCCGGCACAGCTATGTGGTTCGTTGCTCACTGCTGGGTTTATTTATTCAACAAGCACTTATGAATGCCCATTAGGCACCAGGTTTAACATGAACAAGGCAGGGAAAGGAATAGATAACTCTAACAAGGTAGGCATGTTGGATTGATAAATGACAGGAACGGGAGATCACTTGCAGGCTTCGGGTTAGGAAGGGCCCCTGTAAGGGTGCATGCACAGGCCTGTAGTTACCTGTGAAAATGCTAGGGTTGGAGCCACcagtgcaaaggtcctggggcaggaaggagaaaagTTTCTGGTCAGTGTATTAGGGTGAGGCAGGCAGGGATAGATCAGGGAGAGAGTTTTCTAAGAACAGCCTGGAGTAACACAGGCTTAAGACATTTTCTCTAgtgtagcgcacgcctttaatcctgacacttgggaggcagaggcagatggatctctgagtttgaggccagagtgagttccagaacagaccaggctatataaagaaaccctgtcttaaacacttaaacaaccaaaaaaaaaaaaaaaaaaaccaacaaaaccaccaccacataaaccaaaaccaaagacatTGTATAAATTCCATGGGAGATAGATTAGAAGCAGAGACTTGGCCATGGCCATGAAAGTAAAAGTGAAGGGCATTGTAGAGATTGACAAAGCCTTGGGTGTATTTTGGGGTTTGAGGCATGACTTGGGGAAAGCCAGGTGGACAGCATCCTTGAAAGCTGAACCTGGGAAGAGGTAGGGATGGAGGACGTGGAAATGCTAGATCTGAGTCAGCTGTAAGGGATCACATGGGTGGGTCAATAAAGGGGTTGGCACAAAGGCTCTGGGGCTCAGGACAGCAGACACGCCCTAGcattggagggggtggggtgccATCATTGGGTGGAAACTCCTGCAGAATTTAGATGCAGGAAAGGAGGGTTCTAGGAGCAGACAGTGCATTGTGTGTTCTAGAGCTCAACGCCATCAGCCCTTTCTACAGCCCTTCACTACGGTGGCTCACCTATGCGTGCTAGATGGCAGTAGCAGCCTCACCATGCTGTGACTGTCAAAGGTGTCTCAAGTCACTGCCTTGTGGGCTGAGTAGGACCACATTCACTGAGATCCTCTGAGTCAGATTTTGACAGAACAGGATGCTGAGGAGGAATGGCACCTTAAAGTTTTGCCAACTTAGGGAGTGGTCTGCACTCCTGGCTCACTGAGAAAGAGGACACAGACAGGGACCTGGTTCTTGGTGACTCATGGTGTGGGCTCTGGAAGGGCAGACTGCCTAACCCCAAGGCGGTCAAGGAGAGTGTGTGGGAGACAAGGGGACTGAATGTAGCCTAGGGTAGTGGGGGGCAGTGAGAGAGGagcagtgtctgtgtgtgggagtAGCTGGAGGAATGGAGATGAGGAAGGTTGACcacatagagcagtggttctcaacctatgggttgtaACTCCTTTGCTGGGGTAGGGGTGAGGTTGAACAACTTCGTAGGGGTGgtatatcagatgtcctgcatatcagatatttatactatgatttctaacagtagcaaacttacagttatgaagtggcaatgaaaattttattgttgtgggtcaccacaacccgaggaactgtattaaagggccgaagcatttggaaggttgagaaccatgatGCAGTGTTCTAGAAACAAGGGTCCCTTGGAAAGGAGAGTATGTAGCTCAACAAGAGGTCCCAGAGGGACCTTGAGGTCAGGGAGAGCAGTTCTAGAAGCTGCTTGGTCCCCACCAGGAGACTCAGTGCCTTTCTCTCAGCTCTTAGATGTCACACATCTCCTTAGGTTCCATGCTAGTTTGCCCTTCTTATAGATGATGTCATCTATATCCCAAATCACCTTGCCCCTATCCCCTGTCTGTCGAGAGATGGCACTCTGGGACAGAGGCACAATAATGGCTCTGAGCACAGTGAGTCTGCCATTCACTGATAGGCGTCTACCATCCCTCACCAACCAACAACCATGGCAGTTCTCAGCAATAAGGAGGAGATGTCCTGATGGAGGTGGGGATGTAATTCAACAAGTCCTGGGACCACACCCGAGTGTCAAAGGGCGTACGGAGTTTGGAGCATGAGCCGAGATCACTGAGGAGGAGTCTCTGGCTGAACAAACCCTGGGAAGGACTGAGGGTACGCGGACTGCGACACTCCTGGGTTCCGGGACAGCTCCGACTGCCCTCCTAGCTGCAAGAAAGGAGAGCGCCGATCCTAAGTTGTGGCCATCTTGGGCTGACACCTGACTGGTGAGTAGGTGCCCAGTATGGACTGACACTTGGTAGATGTAGAGTTACCCCTTCAGGGAAGAACAAGGTGAATGTTCGTCAGTGGGGCTGGGAGTAAGGTGGGGTTAGGGGCAACCTTGGCTACTCTTCCTGCAGGATCCTGGAGACCTGGCCCTTTAAGGAGAATGGGCCATAAAATATCCCATCAGATGTTGATCATCTGTGAAGTCTTCTCTCAGTTTGAGTGTGGCTGGAGGTTGCTTGGGACAAGTAGGAACTTGCCTCAGTGGCTACTTCTCAAGCTCCCATGACCACCCTCAGCCCTTTCTTAGTAAATGGGGCTACCAGGACTTCTTCATCACCTGTGGCTGTGGGCTCAAGCCCTGTCCAAGTGATGGCCTGTAAGACCTGTCTCAAGACTGCAGCCTCAAAGGGGCAGGTGAATGGCTGTCCTTTCTGAGCCTGGTGTACACGGCACCGCTCTCTCTGGTTGTGACAGTCCCACCTAACTAGAGAGCTAGTTGCAGCGTGGCCTGAGGTGAAGAGGCATTGCTCAAAGTGTCCCCATgtggctaggcatggtggcctgGAGACTGTTTGAGCCCGAGTTGGGGAAAGACTGCTCTGTGGGGACCCAAAGGTCACATTTGAGATCTCACAGTGGTGTCCACGACGAGTCCAATAGACTCACTGACTTGAGGTGAGGTGAGTGAGTGGACTCCATCTttcacttcatatatatatatttatatagtgcCCTTCAGAATTAGGAGCTGTAAATACAAAGCCTGGTTCTTTCCACACAAGCTGTGGAGAAACCTCCTTGAGGCTTGGGGTGGAGCAGGGCCTAattcaaagttttgttttgtttttaagatttatttattttttgtgtatgattgtttttgcctgcctgtatTTATATGTGTCACCTGTGCGCTTGGAGCATGTGATGTCAAGTGAGGTCGTCAGAtatcctggaactagaattacattCGTTTGTAAGCTGATGGAAAGGGGTTTGGAactgaaatcaggtcctctgcaagagcaagtgctcttaagctgCCGAGCCATCGCTCAGCACTCAAAGTTGCTCTCCCACCAGATAGGCTGCATGAACATCTGGGGTGGCCAAGGACGGCTCCTTCCTACACCTGAGCCACCCACATCGTTTTTTTCTGAGCTATGGAGAGATCTCCTCACATTGCTCTGGAGGAGGGGCCTCCTTTTCCGTTGGTCAAGAGGCTCCTCTCCAAACCTTTGCTTTGAGTCCAAGCTGTTTCCctctttaagatttgttttaaagtatGGATCTCTGTGTGGCTATGTGCAGGGGAGTGTAGGAGGAGGCTGGAGGTGTGCTGTCCCTGAAACGGGTGTTTTGAGCTACCTgttgtggctgctgggaaccgaactcaggttctctacaagagGCACTCTTAACTGcggatccatctctccagtttctcctttctcctttaaattttttgCCTTTAATAAGGAAAATGGAGGCAGCAATAGGGTGGTTGAAGTCCACTAGTCGCGTCTCACCAAGGAgtagttagcttttttttttttttttttttggtggctcTGCGACCTGCGAGGACGCCAGTCCCCAGCCTCTTGCACTCAGATGGCAGCAGAGGGCGCTCGCAGCACAGAGACTCACTCCGTACACCTCGCAAGTCCGACCGAGACCGAGTGGTGTTTGGGTGGGGAAGCTATAGGAAAGGGGGTTCGGAACTCTCTCCCCACTTTGGTCCGGCCCCTAAGGTTCTCGGTTGCTGGGATGCTGGGTGGAGGTGTGGCTTATTATGCTTAAGAGCTCAACACTCTCCTACACGCTTTTCTGTCGGGCTGCTGCAGGCGACAAGAGCTCTGGTCTACCACCCTAGATCTGGGTGCTCTGTCCTTGACTCGCAGACAGAAGGCAAGTGGACCCTTGGGACAGACCAGCTCCGGGTCTCAGCTCTCCGCACGCACCGATTCTCTTCGGTACGTACTCTTCCCAGAACGCCGACGACCCCAGACTCCCTGCTCTCCGGACTCGGCAGCGCAGCGGCGGGAAGGAGAAAGACGTTGGGGCCCGGGGCGAGTAAAGGATGCGCGTCTCAGGTCCATCTCCCGCAAAGCGCACCTTCCACCCACCCCGGTCGGATCGCCCGCCccgcctccttccctcctccagctcccgcccccagtctcctccctcctcccgcGGTGCTGGCTCTCCTCCTCACGCCCCTGCGCGGCGGGCTGACTGCAGGCGCGGCTCCGGGAGAGAGCGCCTTCGCCGAACGCAGCCTGCGCTTCCCCTGTCAGTTCTGTGCGTCCTGCAGCTGTGCGGCGCGACGTCGCGACTTTCCTCTGGTCCCGGGACGGCAGTGGGACAACTTGGAAAACTTCTCTGGGGCGGACTGCAGGGACGCCGGGCACCAGTGGCAGAGGACGTAAGTGAGCGATAGATGGTCCTGGGTGTCCCCGGACCTCCTAAGCCACTTTCGGTCAGGCTACGGTGCTCCAGAGCCATCTGCACCGCCTGGGGGGACGGCCCCCAACAGAAGCGGAGCCAGGGTGGCGCTATCTCCTGCGTACTGTGAGTTTGGCCAGCATCGTTCCCTCTGGTCATGTCCGGCCCGGCCATGGTCCACCAGGAGCCCTACTCGGTGCAGGCCACCGCCGCCATCGCGTCGGCCATCACCTTTCTCATCCTCTTCACCATTTTCGGCAATGCGCTGGTAATTCTGGCTGTGTTGACCAGCCGCTCACTCCGTGCACCACAAAACCTCTTTCTGGTGTCACTGGCAGCAGCCGACATCCTAGTGGCTACTCTTATCATCCCTTTTTCTCTGGCCAACGAGCTGCTAGGCTACTGGTACTTCTGGCGTGCGTGGTGCGAGGTCTACCTGGCGCTAGACGTGCTCTTCTGTACCTCCTCCATCGTGCACCTGTGTGCCATCAGTCTGGACAGATACTGGGCAGTGAGCCGAGCACTGGAGTACAACTCCAAGCGCACTCCGCGCCGCATCAAATGCATCATCCTCACTGTGTGGCTCATTGCAGCCGTCATTTCTCTACCGCCCCTCATCTACAAGGGCGACCAGCGCCCGGAGCCCCATGGGCTCCCCCAGTGTGAGCTCAACCAAGAGGCCTGGTACATCTTGGCTTCCAGCATCGGATCTTTTTTTGCTCCCTGCCTCATCATGATTCTCGTCTACCTGCGAATCTACGTAATTGCCAAACGCAGCCACTGCAGAGGTCTCGGAGCCAAGAGGGGCTCTGGGGAGGGTGAGTCCAAGAAGCCTCGTCCGGCCGCTGGGGGAACTCCAGCCTCGGCTAAAGTGCCCACCCTGGTCTCTCCTCTATCTTCTGTTGGAGAGGCTAATGGACACCCCAAGCCTccaagggagaaggaggagggggagaccCCTGAAGATCCCGAGGCCAGGGCTTTGCCACCCAATTGGTCTGCCCTTCCCAGATCAGGCCAGGACCTGAAGAAGGGGACTAGTGGGGCAACTGCAGAGGAGGGAgctgaagaggatgaagaggaggtggaagaatgTGAACCCCAAACACTGCcagcttctcctgcctcagtctgcaACCCACCCTTGCAGCAGCCTCAGACTTCCCGGGTGCTGGCCACGCTCCGTGGCCAGGTGCTTCTGAGCAAGAATGTGGGTGTGGCCAGTGGGCATTGGTGGCGCCGACGGACACAGCTGAGCCGGGAGAAGAGGTTCACCTTTGTGCTGGCGGTGGTCATTGGCGTTTTTGTGGTCTgttggtttcctttcttcttcagctaCAGCCTGGGGGCCATCTGCCCACAGCACTGCAAGGTACCACACAGCCTCTTCCAGTTCTTCTTCTGGATTGGCTACTGCAACAGCTCTTTGAATCCTGTCATCTACACCATCTTCAACCAGGACTTCCGCCGTGCCTTTCGAAGGATCCTTTGCCGGCAGTGGACCCAGACTGGCTGG
The DNA window shown above is from Mus pahari chromosome 3, PAHARI_EIJ_v1.1, whole genome shotgun sequence and carries:
- the Adra2b gene encoding alpha-2B adrenergic receptor, whose translation is MSGPAMVHQEPYSVQATAAIASAITFLILFTIFGNALVILAVLTSRSLRAPQNLFLVSLAAADILVATLIIPFSLANELLGYWYFWRAWCEVYLALDVLFCTSSIVHLCAISLDRYWAVSRALEYNSKRTPRRIKCIILTVWLIAAVISLPPLIYKGDQRPEPHGLPQCELNQEAWYILASSIGSFFAPCLIMILVYLRIYVIAKRSHCRGLGAKRGSGEGESKKPRPAAGGTPASAKVPTLVSPLSSVGEANGHPKPPREKEEGETPEDPEARALPPNWSALPRSGQDLKKGTSGATAEEGAEEDEEEVEECEPQTLPASPASVCNPPLQQPQTSRVLATLRGQVLLSKNVGVASGHWWRRRTQLSREKRFTFVLAVVIGVFVVCWFPFFFSYSLGAICPQHCKVPHSLFQFFFWIGYCNSSLNPVIYTIFNQDFRRAFRRILCRQWTQTGW